The following are from one region of the Capsicum annuum cultivar UCD-10X-F1 chromosome 1, UCD10Xv1.1, whole genome shotgun sequence genome:
- the LOC107857386 gene encoding protein IWS1 homolog 1-like → MSNDNDTLKDEEGEPLVNFDEDFQSDQEQYGNLLDNLDDDDAWNQRQRGRSPTPLYNTSDHKLKPRKRLIKKSSVRESTPGFGIRDDDAYGGFTDDDMTRIVGDESDGGGPSPSPRGGGKRKMSGKDRSGEKRKEKGEKKFNPRKNGGYSGGSRLRDQEMKDMWDTVAGGYSEDDREGGKTVDDDNFIDDSGLDPADRYASDDEPRSTSRALQAEGEEDEEIKLLFRGGKKRKKNEKSAAEIALQVERVMADLEVAAEEDALLNSRSKPAINKLKKLPQLVEVLSKKQFQQEFLEHGVLTLLKIWLEPLPDGSLPNTNIRSAILKILTDYPIDLELIDRREVLKKSGLGKVIMFLSKSDEEITPNRKLAKDLVDKWSRPIFNKSTRFDDMRNYDDKTAAQYRRPSMKRSVSEDSGMESRDDDLDLVGFAQGKKSGQSSSRQLTTRPEAMSMDFVVRPQSKIDPEEVRARANTMFLDQRRQKMNKKLQQLKAPKKKGLQATKLSVEGRGMLKYL, encoded by the exons GCTCAAGGACGAGGAAGGAGAGCCACTGGTTAACTTTGATGAGGATTTCCAATCCGATCAGGAGCAATATGGCAACCTGCTTGATAAtctcgatgatgatgatgcatggaATCAGAGGCAGCGAGGGCGCTCTCCAACTCCCCTGTATAACACATCCGATCACAAATTGAAGCCCAGGAAGCGGTTGATCAAGAAGTCGTCAGTGAGAGAGAGTACACCTGGTTTTGGGATCAGGGATGACGATGCTTATGGTGGTTTCACTGATGATGACATGACCAGGATTGTGGGTGATGAGTCTGATGGCGGTGGTCCTTCACCATCTCCCAGAGGCGGTGGGAAGAGGAAGATGTCTGGGAAGGATAGAAGtggagagaagagaaaagagaaaggTGAAAAGAAGTTTAACCCAAGGAAGAATGGGGGTTACTCCGGGGGAAGTAGGTTGAGGGATCAGGAGATGAAGGACATGTGGGACACCGTTGCCGGTGGTTACTCTGAG GATGACCGTGAAGGTGGCAAGACAGTGGATGATGATAACTTCATTGATGATAGTGGTTTGGATCCAGCTGACAGGTATGCGAGCGACGATGAACCAAGATCTACAAGCAGAGCTCTACAG GCTGAAGGAGAAGAGGACGAGGAAATCAAGCTTCTCTTTAGGGGTggcaagaagagaaagaaaaatgaaaaaagtgcaGCAGAAATTGCATTGCAGGTAGAAAGAGTCATGGCCGATCTTGAAGTTGCCGCTGAAGAAGATGCACTACTGAATAGTCGGTCAAAACCTGCTATAAATAAACTTAAAAAGCTTCCTCAACTTGTAGAAGTTTTATCAAA GAAACAATTTCAGCAAGAATTTTTAGAGCATGGAGTGTTGACACTTTTAAAGATTTGGCTTGAACCCCTTCCAGATGGAAGTTTACCCAATACAAATATCCGTTCTGCAATCCTAAAGATCCTTACCGAT TATCCTATTGATCTAGAGCTAATTGATAGAAGAGAGGTGCTGAAAAAGAGTGGTCTTGGAAAG GTTATTATGTTTCTGTCGAAGTCAGATGAGGAGATTACACCAAACCGTAAACTTGCTAAGGATTTGGTTGACAAATGG AGTCGACCAATATTCAACAAGAGCACAAGGTTTGATGACATGAGAAACTATGACGATAAAACAGCTGCCCAGTACAGACGGCCATCCATGAAAAG GTCTGTCAGTGAAGATTCAGGAATGGAGTCTAGAGACGATGACCTTGACTTGGTTGGATTTGCACA GGGCAAAAAGTCTGGTCAGTCATCTTCCAGGCAGCTTACGACAAGGCCTGAAGCAATGTCAATGGATTTTGTGGTGCGGCCTCAATCCAAGATTGATCCTGAAGAAGTTAGGGCGAGGGCTAACACAATGTTTCTGGACCAGCGCCGACAGAAG ATGAATAAGAAACTGCAGCAACTAAAAGCTCCAAAAAAGAAGGGACTCCAAGCTACCAAACTCAGCGTGGAGGGTCGTGGCATGTTGAAGTACCTGTAA